Proteins from a single region of Nitrososphaerota archaeon:
- the surE gene encoding 5'/3'-nucleotidase SurE, with protein MAEQRKLVMVTNDDSVQSNGIVELARAAAKHAEAIIVAPEQPQSATALSLTFHKPLRVGRVRRDNFECYAVSGSPGDSVMVGVNKILPRRPDLVVSGINIGDNDTFQDVLASGTVAAALEAAITGIPAIAFSMEVSGESLFALEYDQPDFTNAGVIASEIIGDVLEHGMPEGADVLNVNFPRRVMPSTPIKLTDLGRRKYTDKVMVRKDPRGRAYYWLFGERLSEFPEKSDAEAVLVKKHVSITPMALKMSAPISKDLSLLRERVEQKLRKPRRQR; from the coding sequence ATGGCTGAACAGAGGAAGCTCGTTATGGTGACGAACGACGACAGCGTCCAGAGCAACGGCATCGTCGAGCTCGCCCGGGCGGCGGCGAAACACGCGGAAGCGATAATCGTCGCCCCGGAGCAGCCCCAGAGCGCGACTGCGCTCAGCCTGACCTTCCACAAGCCTCTCCGGGTCGGGAGGGTGAGGAGGGACAACTTCGAGTGCTACGCTGTCTCCGGCTCGCCGGGAGACTCGGTGATGGTGGGGGTCAACAAGATCCTCCCGAGGCGCCCGGACCTCGTGGTCTCGGGGATAAACATCGGCGACAATGACACGTTCCAGGACGTGCTGGCGTCGGGGACCGTGGCCGCCGCCCTGGAAGCGGCGATAACCGGGATACCGGCCATAGCGTTCTCGATGGAGGTGAGCGGGGAGAGCCTGTTCGCCCTCGAGTACGACCAGCCCGACTTCACCAATGCGGGGGTCATAGCGTCGGAGATAATCGGGGACGTCCTCGAGCACGGGATGCCTGAAGGGGCGGACGTCCTGAACGTGAACTTCCCGCGCAGGGTCATGCCGTCTACCCCGATCAAGCTGACCGACCTAGGCAGGAGGAAGTACACCGACAAGGTGATGGTGAGGAAGGACCCGAGGGGGAGGGCCTACTACTGGCTCTTCGGGGAGCGGCTCTCCGAGTTCCCCGAGAAGTCGGACGCCGAAGCGGTCCTGGTCAAGAAGCACGTCTCGATCACGCCGATGGCCCTGAAGATGTCTGCCCCCATATCGAAGGACCTTTCGCTGCTGAGAGAGAGGGTGGAGCAGAAGCTCCGGAAGCCCCGTCGCCAGCGTTAG
- a CDS encoding helix-turn-helix transcriptional regulator, with protein sequence MDPDALGEVLSSRARLTIESAVSVRPRTLGELSHLTGISVQGVLRHLKILRKIGIVEEVALKPRTPKARRAYVAKAFTVGDYSSGELVVVKSTDRVPSPPGQRGAESLEDLSGDLIVQRRRVREQARRLGRMIDVLVSDQQALLDGIDRKKLKSQEKLILTVLLTEETAEDGMRAMARYYGLTDRRALESALTKARRDG encoded by the coding sequence TTGGACCCTGACGCCCTCGGCGAAGTCCTGTCGTCAAGGGCAAGGCTGACCATCGAAAGCGCCGTCTCCGTCCGTCCCAGGACGCTGGGAGAGCTCTCGCACCTCACGGGCATCTCCGTCCAGGGGGTGCTGAGGCACCTGAAGATACTGAGAAAAATCGGGATAGTGGAAGAGGTGGCCCTCAAGCCCAGGACTCCCAAAGCCAGGAGGGCGTACGTCGCGAAGGCCTTCACGGTCGGGGACTACTCGTCAGGAGAGCTCGTCGTGGTGAAGTCGACGGACAGGGTGCCCTCCCCGCCCGGTCAGAGGGGAGCAGAGAGTCTGGAAGACCTGTCAGGGGACCTGATAGTCCAGAGGAGGAGGGTCCGTGAGCAGGCGAGGAGGCTCGGGAGGATGATCGACGTCCTGGTCTCCGACCAGCAGGCGCTGCTAGACGGGATCGATAGGAAGAAGCTCAAGAGCCAGGAGAAGCTGATCCTGACCGTCCTCCTCACCGAGGAGACGGCCGAAGACGGGATGAGGGCCATGGCACGGTACTACGGACTGACGGACAGAAGGGCTTTAGAGAGCGCCCTGACGAAGGCGAGACGAGATGGCTGA